A single window of Archangium lipolyticum DNA harbors:
- a CDS encoding TetR family transcriptional regulator has translation MTNRPTPCISSRKQPRQARSAQLVADILAAAAQVLARDGAHRFTTARVAEKAGISVGSLYQYFPNKAAILFRLQAEEWRQNGELLRGILEDSTRPPLERLREVVHAFIRSECAEAEMRIALNDAAPLYRDAPEAKESRVSGTRAVQNFMREALPTASEKKRALAGDVIMMSLSAVGKRISEQERTEQEVEAYAGAMADMFGAYLSQLEGSAAGPGCRGVSSP, from the coding sequence GTGACGAATCGTCCAACCCCATGTATTTCCTCGCGAAAACAGCCCAGGCAGGCCCGTTCCGCGCAGCTCGTCGCCGACATTCTCGCCGCCGCTGCTCAGGTTCTGGCGCGTGACGGCGCGCACCGCTTCACCACCGCACGCGTCGCCGAGAAGGCTGGAATCAGCGTTGGATCGCTCTACCAATATTTCCCGAACAAGGCGGCGATCCTCTTTCGTCTGCAGGCCGAGGAGTGGCGGCAGAATGGCGAGTTGCTGCGCGGCATCCTCGAGGATTCGACCAGGCCCCCACTCGAGCGCCTTCGCGAGGTCGTGCACGCCTTCATTCGCTCCGAGTGCGCGGAGGCCGAGATGCGGATCGCGCTCAACGACGCGGCGCCGCTCTATCGCGACGCACCCGAGGCCAAGGAGTCGCGCGTGTCCGGCACGCGCGCTGTGCAGAACTTCATGCGCGAGGCGCTCCCAACAGCCTCGGAGAAGAAGCGCGCACTCGCGGGAGATGTGATCATGATGTCGCTCAGTGCCGTGGGAAAGCGGATCTCCGAGCAGGAGCGCACCGAACAGGAGGTCGAAGCCTATGCCGGGGCGATGGCCGACATGTTCGGTGCCTATCTCAGCCAGCTCGAAGGCTCGGCCGCCGGGCCGGGTTGCCGAGGAGTCAGTTCACCTTGA
- a CDS encoding O-methyltransferase, translated as MTTLSAAPLAPLLDRLFAQADQSSAALMSTFAQMPEQERARLMASRTDYLEFYSTMKDEALAVSRETGTLLYMLARTCRARTIVEFGTSFGISTLHLAAALRDNGGGRLITSEFEPSKIVRARENIAAGGLADLVEIREGDALQTLAQGLPEQIDLLLLDGAKGLYPAILSLVEGRLRPGALILADNADWCPEYLERVRSPQQGYLSVPFASDVELSMRIG; from the coding sequence ATGACCACACTTTCCGCCGCACCACTCGCCCCCCTGCTCGATCGTCTGTTCGCGCAAGCCGACCAGTCGTCGGCCGCGCTCATGTCGACCTTCGCCCAGATGCCGGAGCAGGAGCGTGCCCGGCTGATGGCGAGCAGGACCGACTACCTCGAGTTCTACTCGACGATGAAGGACGAGGCGCTCGCCGTCTCTCGCGAAACCGGCACGCTGCTCTACATGCTGGCGCGTACCTGCCGCGCGCGGACGATCGTCGAGTTCGGCACCTCGTTCGGCATCTCGACCCTGCACCTGGCGGCGGCGCTCCGCGACAATGGCGGCGGCCGATTGATCACGAGTGAGTTCGAGCCGTCGAAGATCGTCCGCGCACGAGAGAACATCGCGGCGGGCGGGCTCGCGGACCTCGTGGAGATTCGCGAGGGCGACGCGCTCCAGACGCTCGCCCAAGGCTTGCCCGAGCAGATCGATCTGTTGCTGCTCGACGGCGCCAAGGGGCTCTATCCGGCCATCCTGTCTCTCGTCGAAGGTCGGCTGCGCCCAGGCGCCTTGATCCTCGCCGACAATGCGGATTGGTGCCCGGAGTATCTGGAGCGCGTCCGCTCGCCCCAGCAGGGCTATCTGTCGGTGCCGTTCGCCAGCGATGTGGAGCTGTCGATGCGGATCGGTTGA